One window of Desulfobacca acetoxidans DSM 11109 genomic DNA carries:
- a CDS encoding tetratricopeptide repeat protein, which yields MLAQKYPTKAITQYLQGDALARNNQRELAMAAFDKALFLSPENKHVLTLNARGVTQAMNENWLQAINDLETAVAIWKNFAEGYTNRGTINIRKKAGAEGALRWFGLALQNSPDYCLAFVGQGCAQVALGKLEDSKKIFQTAKEKAGCGLGIVDGNIGRITAYLGGWEEKKLIRMAKGEFGTELSKRFKEFTQNPNQITANNFHSALKVAEKTDINMYNKAITELKTYSNITPGAKDKLAPYINNGLKTNVPGGWGEFAAATIPQDFKFELSNKAGVNLGPIGVETGKGIGAGVGGLGTQVHQLKTTNQNFNTWKDMSTALGGAKVDIGGGQRIDIQGNTYGGVTANLSAAHLDEGDWPFEVPFALSYE from the coding sequence ATGCTTGCTCAAAAGTATCCCACCAAAGCAATTACCCAATACCTGCAAGGAGATGCCTTGGCTCGCAATAACCAGCGGGAGCTGGCCATGGCGGCGTTTGATAAAGCCTTATTCCTGTCACCTGAGAACAAGCATGTCCTGACCCTGAATGCGAGGGGCGTAACCCAAGCAATGAATGAAAATTGGTTGCAAGCCATCAATGATTTAGAAACCGCAGTTGCAATATGGAAGAATTTTGCCGAGGGCTACACTAACCGCGGGACCATCAATATTCGCAAAAAGGCGGGGGCCGAAGGGGCTCTCCGTTGGTTTGGCCTTGCACTGCAGAATTCTCCGGACTATTGCCTAGCCTTTGTAGGACAGGGGTGTGCCCAGGTGGCTTTAGGGAAGTTGGAGGATTCGAAGAAGATTTTCCAGACGGCGAAGGAAAAAGCTGGTTGCGGCTTAGGCATCGTGGATGGCAATATCGGCCGCATCACGGCTTACTTGGGGGGATGGGAAGAAAAGAAACTCATACGTATGGCCAAAGGGGAATTCGGTACCGAATTATCCAAACGCTTTAAAGAATTTACTCAGAATCCTAATCAGATAACAGCCAACAACTTTCATTCTGCTCTCAAAGTAGCCGAGAAAACTGATATTAACATGTACAATAAAGCTATAACAGAATTAAAAACCTATAGTAATATTACGCCCGGGGCCAAAGATAAGCTGGCACCATACATCAATAATGGATTAAAAACGAATGTCCCGGGTGGCTGGGGGGAATTCGCTGCAGCAACTATCCCCCAAGATTTCAAGTTTGAATTGAGCAATAAGGCAGGGGTCAATCTCGGACCCATCGGTGTTGAAACTGGCAAGGGAATAGGCGCGGGCGTTGGGGGGCTAGGCACCCAGGTCCATCAGCTCAAGACCACAAATCAGAATTTCAACACTTGGAAAGATATGAGCACAGCTCTTGGTGGCGCTAAAGTGGATATCGGTGGTGGTCAGAGAATCGACATTCAGGGGAATACTTATGGTGGTGTCACCGCCAACCTAAGTGCCGCGCACCTGGATGAAGGCGATTGGCCCTTCGAAGTGCCCTTCGCCTTAAGTTATGAATAA
- a CDS encoding tetratricopeptide repeat protein, with product MVRNRYSRKKSVCFYGFLLFFVCLVTCEPAIGYGFELAAASVVDSSTPEIGLLAQRQSEEDWEDRDDYSRRASSRRRGSSRSSDLAVMDDYNQGVDYFHTKQYDLAVATFSRIIANHPDHVESYYNRGLIYTLLGKEELAIADFGTVLRLDPVRPAAYYNRGMAHSRRGRYDQAIADYNRALELNPGDAQVYHLRGIAYSKLGRSDLAKEDFQKARGLQIPVTLESVPPALTDEARPSREVRESAPPEQFITVRSSLDRSIKPIYNQGVDHFFNKQYDLAVSEFSQVINAHPNFPEAYFNRGMIYALKGQDELAIADFNAVLRIDPNRGDAYVNRGMAQVRRGRLEKALADFNRALQFNPSDAQIYRARGNVYDMLHKTQQAREDFQKAKELSGRVAYSPPSAQDTAIPVPPSTRPVVAPSAGPVAPPESAADQAAWDKIQNALKINPKNADAYYQRGGLQLKRGKIDDAIADFSRSLELRPKFVKAYVDRGTAWAKKGQFDQALVDLNRALDLDPDSVESLNNRGGIYARQSMYDRALSDLNRALDLNPNYAKAYYNRAQVYYFTGHLQQAVADLEKAVSLDPKDADAYYNRGLIYDKRKQYDLAIADFNQALALNPRLAQAYYDRAVALEKTGRRQEALDSYEAFLRCAPPELSGQIEKAQNRLNR from the coding sequence ATGGTCAGGAACCGATACAGTCGAAAAAAATCTGTCTGTTTTTACGGCTTCTTGCTCTTCTTTGTCTGCCTGGTTACCTGCGAGCCGGCCATCGGTTACGGCTTCGAGCTCGCCGCGGCAAGCGTGGTGGACAGTTCAACCCCGGAGATCGGTCTCCTGGCTCAACGGCAATCTGAGGAAGACTGGGAAGACCGGGATGATTATTCCCGCCGTGCTTCGAGCCGCCGGCGGGGTTCCTCGAGATCATCAGACCTGGCAGTCATGGATGACTACAATCAGGGCGTGGATTATTTTCATACCAAGCAGTACGACTTAGCCGTTGCTACCTTCAGTAGAATCATCGCCAATCATCCCGATCATGTGGAATCCTACTATAATCGTGGTTTAATCTACACTCTGCTGGGAAAAGAGGAATTGGCCATTGCCGATTTCGGTACGGTTCTGCGGTTGGACCCGGTCCGCCCCGCCGCTTATTACAATCGTGGCATGGCTCACAGTCGCCGAGGTCGTTATGACCAGGCTATCGCCGATTATAATCGTGCCCTGGAACTGAATCCCGGTGACGCCCAGGTCTACCATTTGCGGGGTATTGCCTATTCAAAATTAGGGCGCTCTGATCTGGCGAAGGAAGACTTTCAGAAGGCCCGGGGGCTGCAGATACCCGTGACCCTAGAGAGTGTGCCGCCTGCATTAACTGATGAAGCTCGCCCTTCCCGGGAAGTGCGGGAATCAGCCCCGCCCGAGCAATTCATTACTGTCCGTTCCTCCCTGGATCGCAGCATCAAACCGATTTATAACCAGGGTGTGGACCACTTCTTCAATAAACAATATGACCTGGCGGTGAGCGAATTCAGCCAGGTCATTAATGCCCATCCAAACTTCCCGGAAGCCTACTTTAATCGGGGGATGATTTATGCCCTCAAAGGTCAGGACGAACTCGCCATTGCCGATTTTAATGCGGTTTTGAGGATCGATCCCAACCGAGGGGATGCCTATGTCAACCGCGGTATGGCGCAAGTGAGGCGAGGCCGACTGGAAAAGGCGCTGGCCGATTTTAACCGGGCATTGCAATTTAATCCTTCCGACGCCCAGATTTATCGGGCCCGCGGTAATGTGTATGACATGCTGCATAAGACGCAACAGGCCAGGGAGGATTTTCAGAAGGCCAAAGAACTGTCTGGCCGAGTTGCTTATTCACCCCCGTCCGCCCAGGATACCGCCATCCCTGTGCCGCCGAGTACCCGGCCGGTTGTCGCTCCCTCCGCCGGGCCCGTCGCTCCTCCGGAGAGCGCTGCTGATCAGGCCGCCTGGGACAAAATCCAAAATGCCCTAAAAATCAATCCTAAAAATGCCGATGCTTATTACCAGCGCGGCGGCCTGCAGTTAAAGCGGGGTAAGATCGACGATGCGATTGCTGATTTTAGCAGGTCGCTGGAACTCAGACCGAAATTTGTCAAGGCCTATGTTGATCGGGGGACGGCTTGGGCCAAGAAAGGTCAATTCGACCAGGCCCTGGTAGATCTGAACCGGGCTTTGGATTTAGATCCCGACTCAGTGGAAAGTCTGAATAACCGGGGTGGCATCTATGCCCGTCAAAGCATGTATGACCGAGCCTTGTCTGATCTGAACCGGGCCTTGGATTTGAATCCCAATTATGCCAAGGCCTATTATAATCGGGCCCAGGTATACTATTTTACCGGTCATCTGCAGCAAGCCGTCGCTGACTTGGAAAAAGCCGTCTCCCTTGATCCCAAGGATGCGGATGCTTATTATAATCGCGGCCTCATCTATGATAAGAGGAAACAATACGATCTGGCCATCGCCGATTTCAATCAGGCCCTGGCTTTGAATCCGAGGCTGGCTCAGGCATATTATGATCGTGCGGTGGCTTTGGAAAAAACCGGCCGTCGCCAGGAAGCTCTAGACTCCTACGAAGCCTTTCTCAGATGCGCCCCACCGGAACTTTCCGGGCAGATTGAAAAGGCGCAAAACCGGCTGAATCGTTAA
- a CDS encoding FHA domain-containing protein → MGKDHTGPDLLKKLAELRQRKQKAPASPLSGLDDISIQPAEVPSSPHPQVGIESSGQVDGQKRLEEFIESLPETATPLPPASGASLSTESPPSALSPEADRGGLPEINETSDRELPPHIIAHLVLLDIGSPAKGGRELPRYFTLKEQRSLLGRHRQAHVHLFDAATINPKHARIVFQPLTDDLGFIIQPIGESVVRVGGRQIDSQGVLLKNGDSINLGSARLLFFYKDILKNGL, encoded by the coding sequence ATGGGCAAAGACCATACGGGCCCTGATCTCCTCAAGAAGCTGGCAGAATTGAGGCAGCGGAAACAAAAAGCGCCAGCTTCGCCCCTGAGTGGGCTAGATGATATTTCAATCCAGCCCGCAGAGGTCCCATCCTCGCCGCACCCGCAGGTGGGCATCGAGTCTTCCGGCCAGGTTGACGGTCAGAAACGGCTTGAAGAATTTATTGAAAGTCTGCCGGAAACGGCAACACCCCTTCCACCTGCCTCCGGTGCATCCCTCTCTACAGAAAGCCCGCCTAGCGCCTTGTCGCCCGAGGCTGACCGGGGAGGCTTACCTGAGATAAACGAAACTAGTGACCGCGAACTTCCTCCCCATATTATTGCCCACCTGGTCCTGTTGGATATTGGTAGTCCTGCGAAGGGAGGGCGGGAACTGCCCCGATATTTTACTCTCAAGGAACAACGGAGTCTTCTGGGGCGGCACCGACAGGCCCATGTGCATCTCTTTGATGCAGCCACCATAAACCCTAAGCACGCCCGGATTGTTTTTCAGCCTCTAACCGATGACCTCGGTTTTATCATCCAACCTATCGGCGAGAGCGTGGTTCGGGTTGGTGGCCGGCAGATTGATTCCCAGGGGGTTTTACTCAAAAACGGCGACAGCATCAATCTGGGAAGCGCTAGACTCCTCTTTTTTTACAAAGATATCTTGAAAAACGGCTTATGA
- a CDS encoding MotA/TolQ/ExbB proton channel family protein — translation MKSSLKKIVIESNAFVFLAALFLTGLFYLTISFFSSDSFLRSFFFRCWYVQALTTWLFFTALLFVVSKSVDLKKESRILDTKVSIDQLQEQITPESAQELLEAIQGLAITYDNPISFRRLGELLWGYTYGEEVVRLNQELSRRDLEQIEGGHLILNALKQLIPVLGFLGTVVGLSLGMAKFPELSETAGNIEALRTLLKDLAASLSVSFDTTLLALGYTIIVVMLSSLLRRKEELFVDRVDEKARVLISRLSHANPDVTAQPRLLEAFLRDLLQKFLHQLDQAFKQTVQKLEPGFTELIHHMEGLQKSLNNPPRYEIVVQPLEGNRRERQ, via the coding sequence GTGAAATCGAGTCTGAAAAAGATCGTCATCGAGTCAAATGCCTTCGTTTTTCTTGCTGCTCTCTTCTTAACCGGCCTGTTCTATCTGACCATCTCTTTTTTCAGTTCCGATTCCTTCCTGCGCAGCTTCTTTTTCCGCTGCTGGTATGTCCAGGCGCTCACCACCTGGTTATTTTTCACCGCCTTGCTTTTTGTCGTCAGCAAGTCTGTCGACCTCAAGAAAGAAAGCCGAATTTTGGATACCAAGGTCTCCATCGATCAACTTCAGGAACAGATCACGCCGGAATCGGCGCAAGAACTGCTCGAGGCCATTCAGGGTTTGGCGATTACCTACGACAATCCCATCAGTTTCCGCCGCTTGGGCGAATTGTTGTGGGGCTATACCTACGGGGAGGAGGTGGTGCGTCTCAATCAGGAGTTATCACGCCGGGATCTGGAGCAGATTGAAGGCGGCCATCTCATCCTGAACGCCTTGAAACAACTCATTCCGGTCTTAGGTTTTCTGGGGACGGTGGTAGGGCTCTCCCTGGGCATGGCCAAATTCCCCGAGCTTTCTGAAACTGCCGGTAATATCGAAGCCCTCCGCACCCTTTTAAAAGACCTGGCTGCCTCCCTGAGCGTCTCCTTTGATACCACTCTTCTGGCTTTGGGATACACCATTATCGTGGTGATGTTGTCTTCCCTCTTGCGCCGGAAAGAAGAGCTGTTTGTCGATCGGGTGGATGAAAAAGCCCGCGTCCTGATCTCCCGCCTCTCCCACGCCAATCCTGATGTTACGGCCCAACCCAGACTATTAGAGGCCTTCCTGCGCGATCTGTTGCAGAAATTCCTGCACCAACTTGATCAGGCCTTTAAACAGACGGTGCAAAAACTGGAACCGGGATTTACCGAACTCATTCACCACATGGAGGGATTGCAAAAAAGCCTGAACAATCCGCCCCGTTACGAGATCGTCGTCCAACCCTTGGAAGGGAACCGGCGTGAAAGACAATGA
- a CDS encoding Stp1/IreP family PP2C-type Ser/Thr phosphatase, protein MKLGYSSHPGKIRPHNEDFLLIDQLLGLYLVADGVGGAQGGEVASQLAAESIQQTIQNGLRESPEPDFSVLLQQAFADAHAAVLSRAEADQSLTGMATTAVVGLLTPPKLHIAHIGDSRAYLINSRGIMPLTEDHSYVSQMVKSGLLSPREAQSHSLRHIITQCLGCPEYQGPDIKNIDLIPGDIVLLCSDGLTDMVPEKKINKVVRRRSDYLQEAADKLVTLANKNGGRDNISVILLVPDY, encoded by the coding sequence ATGAAACTAGGTTACAGCTCGCATCCGGGAAAGATTCGGCCCCATAACGAAGATTTCCTCCTGATTGACCAGCTCTTGGGACTTTACCTGGTTGCTGACGGCGTTGGCGGCGCCCAAGGGGGCGAGGTAGCCAGCCAGTTGGCCGCAGAGAGTATTCAACAAACCATTCAGAATGGACTCAGAGAATCCCCTGAACCTGATTTTTCGGTTCTTTTACAGCAGGCCTTTGCTGACGCCCATGCTGCAGTGCTCTCCCGGGCCGAAGCAGACCAATCGCTGACCGGCATGGCCACCACCGCGGTAGTAGGTCTCCTGACTCCGCCAAAACTCCACATTGCTCACATCGGAGATAGCCGCGCCTATCTTATTAACAGCCGGGGTATCATGCCATTAACCGAAGACCATTCCTATGTCAGTCAGATGGTGAAATCCGGTCTGCTGTCTCCCCGAGAGGCCCAATCTCACAGCCTGCGCCACATTATTACCCAATGTTTAGGTTGTCCGGAGTATCAAGGTCCCGACATTAAAAACATTGATCTGATTCCCGGAGATATAGTCCTCCTGTGTTCTGACGGTCTTACCGATATGGTTCCTGAAAAGAAAATCAACAAAGTCGTGCGCCGCAGATCGGACTATCTCCAGGAGGCGGCTGATAAGTTGGTTACCCTGGCCAACAAGAATGGTGGCAGGGATAACATCTCAGTTATTCTGCTGGTCCCGGACTATTAG
- a CDS encoding serine/threonine protein kinase, protein MKPPDLKDYKIIDSRPGGMGVVYIAEDLALGRLVALKFLHSYLIQDRQLLERFRYEARNQARLNHPHITMVYSFQQTAEQAFIVMEYLDGETLEALLKRRKRLTAQEALTIFRPVCQAIHYAHSKGVVHRDLKPSNIGITTDGLVKVMDFGIALNLKESHRLTRTGHTPGTPLYMAPEQILCQPSDHRVDIYALGVTLYETLSGQPPFQGSDYEIIVSHINQPPASLLRLGHADITPALENVVFKAMAKSADDRFASIQDFFQALETSLKNRSSGDIPAAGFSEKATKVAPWLTKTAPLSSPTSSLLTFVRKYHLPYVVLLLIAIIASPIIYNALTRGPDHDGAVPPQLIAKLPSPAESLAPSGKNISPPSSEPGTSSRGGLGKSVNGPGGPHPKSPNQKQLAVSNKPVAPTSDSPADLPPPPAPETKPPKPSDPPPTLAAKPTPPPGLTSTETKKDTLTEPQLLSPNAPTTASRPVLRVSTPAPVVPETNQPITAPATPPVNQENKKLVLSQAIKTKLRDSGFPNIEVLLQKDRIKVAGKVKNPEDRTRIIRLVNGMNLEVPMIFDDLTVIKKKPPKKTKKRTRSREDDYERTPVVEEPRTPLPPKFSGD, encoded by the coding sequence ATGAAACCTCCCGACCTGAAAGACTATAAGATTATCGATTCCCGGCCCGGTGGGATGGGGGTGGTCTATATTGCCGAAGATCTGGCCCTCGGTCGGCTGGTTGCCCTCAAGTTTTTACATTCCTACCTGATCCAAGACCGGCAATTATTGGAGCGGTTCCGTTACGAGGCCAGAAACCAGGCCAGATTAAATCATCCTCACATCACTATGGTCTATTCCTTCCAGCAGACTGCCGAACAGGCCTTCATTGTCATGGAATATTTGGACGGCGAAACCCTGGAGGCCTTGCTTAAACGTCGCAAACGCCTTACCGCCCAGGAAGCTCTGACGATCTTCCGTCCGGTGTGCCAGGCCATACATTATGCTCACAGTAAGGGAGTCGTGCATCGGGACCTCAAGCCGTCGAATATCGGCATTACTACTGATGGTCTTGTCAAGGTCATGGATTTTGGTATTGCCCTCAACCTGAAGGAAAGCCATCGCTTGACCAGGACCGGGCATACCCCCGGAACCCCGCTTTACATGGCGCCGGAGCAGATATTGTGCCAACCCTCGGACCACCGGGTGGATATCTATGCCCTGGGTGTCACCCTGTACGAGACCTTGAGTGGACAACCGCCCTTCCAGGGTTCGGATTATGAAATCATCGTCTCGCATATCAATCAGCCCCCCGCCTCTCTCTTGAGACTTGGCCACGCCGACATTACTCCGGCCCTGGAGAACGTCGTCTTTAAGGCTATGGCCAAGTCCGCCGATGACCGTTTCGCTTCCATCCAAGATTTTTTCCAGGCCCTGGAAACTTCCCTGAAAAACCGTTCTTCCGGAGATATTCCGGCTGCGGGGTTCAGCGAGAAGGCCACCAAGGTAGCGCCCTGGCTCACCAAAACGGCACCACTGTCCTCCCCGACTTCCTCCCTGCTAACATTCGTGCGGAAATATCATCTGCCGTATGTTGTGCTGCTTCTAATAGCTATTATAGCCTCTCCCATCATCTATAACGCCTTGACCAGGGGACCAGACCACGATGGGGCGGTACCTCCGCAGCTTATAGCAAAACTTCCGTCTCCAGCCGAGTCACTTGCACCATCCGGGAAAAATATTTCCCCACCATCCTCTGAGCCAGGAACTTCCTCACGGGGTGGGTTGGGAAAGTCTGTGAATGGTCCGGGTGGACCTCATCCAAAATCCCCGAATCAGAAGCAGTTGGCGGTCTCTAACAAACCCGTGGCGCCCACCTCAGATAGCCCGGCTGACCTTCCTCCACCTCCTGCGCCCGAAACGAAACCGCCTAAACCTTCAGATCCACCGCCAACCCTGGCAGCCAAGCCAACGCCTCCGCCGGGCCTGACCTCAACCGAAACAAAAAAGGATACTCTGACAGAGCCTCAGCTTCTCAGCCCTAATGCTCCGACCACGGCTTCCCGCCCAGTTCTCCGGGTTTCTACTCCCGCTCCGGTGGTTCCCGAGACAAACCAGCCAATCACGGCGCCAGCGACACCTCCGGTTAATCAAGAAAACAAAAAACTGGTCTTGTCCCAAGCCATAAAAACCAAACTTCGGGACAGCGGTTTCCCTAATATCGAGGTTTTGCTTCAGAAAGATAGAATCAAGGTTGCCGGTAAGGTAAAAAACCCCGAGGATCGTACCAGAATAATCCGTCTGGTCAACGGCATGAATCTCGAAGTGCCGATGATTTTCGACGACTTAACGGTGATTAAGAAGAAACCCCCGAAAAAAACAAAGAAAAGAACCCGGTCGCGGGAAGACGACTATGAGCGGACGCCCGTAGTGGAGGAACCTAGAACTCCCTTGCCACCGAAATTTTCCGGCGACTGA
- a CDS encoding VWA domain-containing protein: MVIWRVLAFLLVFLCWAQMATPAELGALHVLDIQSKPNHAVEMILSVLDKTGRPIKNLTPENFSLSVEGQPIKDFSLEPISSAKSPLSVVLAIDVSGSMKGEPMAEARKAAAIFLDELEKDDHVALITFGQGVYHLSDFAAKKHEVREQLQHLEAKEQWTWLYQATLEAMERAVQAPTTRAAVILLTDGKDEGSPVSEEAVLDRIKGAQVPIYAMGFGSKAQVDYLQKVASASQGAFLSTPQAADLTNLYQTVLDYLKNQYILRFTYENPVGVYTSQLKLSVAGQELSTQRRFLYVAAEPQPQPPPAPIIIPQVPPLPALEPSPRATAPTPLPEPVQLPQPPPEWWQEPLWQGLVAGVALLGLGLLIWFLVRRWKVTSKLPEPVRVLLKGKAHSVMATSPGSGSSTSTRVLFSPGEVGLRLNIPPVPIFFALLDSSKNLHYQEIILTRYDDENPALYDNARIYLLFSDNTVSRPNPQRAGHARIFLDAETQMYHLEDLGSFSGTKLNDKPISEAAPLEDQDAITLGGVSLAFYDRRPLTGTRY, encoded by the coding sequence GTGGTAATATGGCGGGTTTTGGCATTCTTGCTAGTATTTCTCTGTTGGGCCCAAATGGCCACGCCTGCGGAATTAGGTGCACTCCACGTTTTGGATATTCAATCCAAACCGAACCACGCAGTGGAGATGATCCTGTCGGTGTTGGATAAAACCGGCCGGCCCATTAAAAATCTGACACCGGAAAATTTCTCTCTCAGTGTCGAGGGTCAGCCCATCAAAGACTTCTCTCTGGAACCTATCTCCAGTGCCAAGAGCCCCTTAAGCGTGGTTCTGGCCATCGATGTCAGCGGCAGCATGAAGGGCGAACCCATGGCCGAAGCCAGGAAGGCCGCAGCCATCTTTCTCGATGAACTGGAAAAAGATGATCACGTCGCCTTAATCACGTTTGGCCAGGGGGTCTATCACCTGTCAGATTTCGCCGCCAAGAAGCACGAGGTGCGGGAGCAACTACAGCATCTCGAGGCCAAAGAGCAATGGACCTGGCTCTATCAGGCTACCCTGGAGGCCATGGAAAGAGCCGTTCAGGCACCAACTACCAGGGCAGCGGTGATATTGCTCACCGACGGCAAGGACGAAGGCAGCCCCGTGTCCGAAGAAGCCGTCTTGGATCGTATCAAAGGTGCCCAGGTTCCTATATACGCTATGGGGTTTGGTTCTAAGGCCCAGGTTGATTACTTGCAAAAAGTTGCCTCTGCCAGTCAGGGTGCTTTCCTCTCTACTCCTCAGGCCGCAGATTTAACTAACCTGTATCAGACGGTTTTAGACTACCTGAAAAATCAATATATCTTACGCTTCACCTACGAAAACCCGGTGGGAGTATATACTTCCCAGCTCAAATTATCCGTTGCCGGGCAGGAATTGAGCACCCAGCGTCGGTTCCTGTATGTGGCCGCCGAACCGCAGCCCCAGCCGCCTCCGGCCCCTATTATTATCCCCCAGGTCCCGCCGCTCCCGGCACTAGAACCTTCGCCTCGGGCAACCGCTCCGACTCCCTTACCTGAACCGGTCCAGCTACCTCAGCCGCCACCGGAATGGTGGCAAGAGCCCTTATGGCAGGGCTTAGTGGCCGGGGTTGCCCTGTTGGGTCTGGGGCTTCTTATCTGGTTCCTGGTGCGGCGCTGGAAAGTAACCTCTAAACTTCCCGAACCGGTACGCGTTTTGCTTAAAGGCAAGGCGCACTCGGTGATGGCAACCTCCCCAGGGAGTGGATCCAGTACCTCCACCCGGGTCCTCTTCTCCCCCGGTGAAGTGGGCCTGCGTCTGAACATCCCGCCGGTGCCGATATTCTTTGCGCTGCTCGATTCCTCAAAGAATCTCCACTATCAGGAAATCATCCTGACGCGTTACGACGACGAAAACCCGGCTCTTTATGATAACGCCCGAATCTACCTGCTTTTCTCTGATAATACGGTCTCCCGGCCCAACCCGCAGCGCGCCGGTCATGCCCGCATCTTCCTTGATGCCGAAACGCAGATGTACCATCTAGAGGATTTGGGTAGCTTTAGTGGCACAAAGTTAAACGACAAACCCATATCCGAAGCAGCCCCTCTGGAAGATCAGGATGCCATTACCCTGGGCGGCGTCAGCCTGGCCTTTTATGATCGCCGACCCTTAACCGGAACTCGTTATTAA